In Pan troglodytes isolate AG18354 chromosome 20, NHGRI_mPanTro3-v2.0_pri, whole genome shotgun sequence, the genomic window GGCCAGGGACTAAACTGCTCTGCTGACTGCCCGTCACAGCACAGCAGCCTGGCTCCGGAGTGTCCAACAGACAGACGGGAAACACGGATAGGCCCCTGGAGGACCCCGTGCCGGGCCTCCTCTGCAAGTCCCCCTGGACATCAGCTCAGGACAAAGAACCTCCGGCTCCTGGAATCTGCACCAGGCCGAGGGCTGGAGCCCACAGAAGCTGGCGAGAGGCACAGTGCCCTCCGCCCTGACGCCCCTCCTGAGAGCTGGGGGAGGACAGCGGctgcctggggtggggcccaTGGACGCAGTGGGAGGGAGGTGGTCGGGGCTTGCCGGACATCCCGGCCACATCCTCCAGGgcaccctggctggcctggccCAAAGCCCAAGGCACATGGGCCGCCTGTGGGTACTGCTcgcaggaggaggctggggagggggagaggctgGCGGGGTGGGCCGGGGCAGGGGTGCCCACCTGCTCgggggaggaggctgggaagggggagaggctggcggggtggggcaggggtgccCACCTGCTTGGCGGAGGGTGTCATGCCCTGCTGCACCACGATGAGAGCccgtgtgatgttctcctcctgCATGCGCTGGCAGTACACCTTGATGGTCTTgatgcccaccttgggctcctcTGCAGACAGAGAGTGTGGTGGCCTGCACGAGCCTGGGCCCTCGTGGCCCTCGCCCACCCAGAGCCCAGAGCACCTGGGTTCCAGCCCCATTCCACACAGGTGCCTCTCCTGCTCGGGCCTCGGCTTCCGCGTTTGCAAAACGAGGCCTGAGTTGCAGGATCCCAGGATAGGGGAAGAGAGGTCTGAAACCTCTCATTCACCCGGAGACAGGGACAGGGGGCTGACACCCCTCAGTCACCCAGAGACCAGGGAGAAGCAGAGACCTTTGACTCTGAGAGGCTCCCACCCTGGGCAGTTCTGGGGAGGCGGGTGACTCAGCACCAACCTCTCCAACAAGCAGATCTCACACCCCAGGACACTCTCTTTAAGAAGCATCacctgaggccgggtgcagtggctcacacctgtaatcctagcactttgggaggctgaggcaggtggatcacttgaagtcaagagttctaaaccagcctggccaacatggtgaaaccccgtctctattaacaatacaggctgggcgcggtggctcgcacctgtaataacagcactttgggaggccaaggtgggcagatcacgatgtcaggagatcgagaccatcctggctaacaaggtgaaaccccgtctctactaaaaatacaaaaaattagccggcgcctgcagtcgcagctactcgggaggctgaggcaggagaatggcgtgaacccgggaggcagagcttgcagtgggcagagattgcgccactgcactccagcctgggcaacagagcaagactctgtctcaaaaaaattaattaattaataaacaatacaaaaagaaaaagtagccaggtgagatggtgtatgcctgtaaacctagctttttgggaggctgaggtggaaggattgtttgaacctgggaggtggaggttgcagtgagctgagattgcgccactgcacactccagcctgggtgacagagggagactcagtctcaaaaaaaaaaaaaaaaaaaaaaaaaagactgggcgcagtggctcacgcctgtaatcccagcactttgggaggccaaggcgggcggatcacctaagattaggagtttgaaagcagtctggccaacatggtgaaacctcatctctactaaaatgcaaagaaaaactagccaggcgtggtggtgggtgcctgtaatctcagctactcaagctgaggcaggagaatcgcttgaactcaggaggtggaggctgcagcaagccgagatggcaccactgcactccggcctgggcgacagaatgagactctttttcaaaaaacaaaaacaaaaaaaagcaaaaaaacccagCAGCGTCACCAGGTCTGCTTGGCAGACGTGCTCCGTCACCCCACTGATTAATTCTGGGCATGGGGCTGCGCCCCTAAGGCGCTTGCAATCCCCCAACCGCTGAGGGCTTTAGAGCCATACTAGGGAGGCAGACAGGTGCGGACACTTCCGCAAAGCAGGTGCTGAAACCGAGGGTCCCAGGGATCCTGGGAAAAGAGGCCCGAGCACAAGCTCGAGGGACGAGTACCGGACGCTGACAGGGGAGAGGGGGCATGGGGTGCGGAGGAATGGGCTGGGGCGGGCAGGGGCCGCAGCTCACAAGGAGGCTGCGCTGACCCAGACGGGGCCTCCTGGGCCAGGCCAAGAAGCTGGAAGTGCACCCAACGGCCAGGATGGGGGAGCCAAGGGACACTAGGGCAAAGGACatggggggctgggggtgagtGGGGAGGCCCTTGTGACTCTCCTGGTTGgcaggaagagagaaggggacTGAGagggaaactagaaagaagctgagCATGAGAGGGGTCAGAGGTCAACGGCATCACCCACagcaaggggaggggaggggagtttTCCTCCCAGACTGGGCAGAGAGACAAATGCTGGACACCAGGCGAGTGGGGGTGGGTGCTAGCGTCCGGCTCCTCGGCAGGTGTTCTGGTGGCTTCACCGGAACTCCCCCGGGACCCGCTGCTCACCTGGAAAGAACACAAACATCTGGTCGGTGGGGTCATCGTTGTGGGCCACCAGCACGGTGAGGTCCGTGCGCCGCGGCCGCCCCTCACTCGGCTTGTCCCCAAATTGGGCTTTGAACTCCTCCAGGGTCTGGTCAAGCTCGTCCTGGGTCACCAGATAGCCACGGTCGTGGCACAGCTGCAGAGAGAAAGAACCAGCTGACCCCAGGGCAGAGAGAGGAAGGCGGCCAAAGCTCGTGACCCGGAAGTCAGACCTGCGGCTGCTGCAGAGGACAGAGGTGAACAGCAAACGGGCTGCTCACTCACTGTGTGCTCCATGACAGCCACCCCGGCCCCCACAGCCCCACACCACAGGATGGGACCAGTATGATCCTGAGAGGCTCCCAGAGATGTCCAGCCTTGACCAAGACCGTCTGTCCACCCAGCCTCAGAGAAACCTGGCAGGGAGCAAAGCCCTCCAAACCACTTTGCAGAGCTACCCTAAAGGCAGGGACAAAGGcggggcgcggaggctcacgcccgtgatcccagtacttagggaggctgaggcaggagggttgctggaggccagttcaaggatgcagtgagctatgattgcaccactgcactgcagcctgggcgacagagtgaaaccctatctcttaaaaaaaaaaaatgacagggaCCGAAACAGATGTGACTTCAGGCTGACAATGTCTGAGGCTCGGAGGAAGGAGAATCAGGCTGCGGGGGGCTTCGCTGAGGACAAGGGCAAGGGGTGGGAAGCAAGACAAAGCAAAAGCTCTCAAACGGCCCCAATGGCTGAGGCAGTACCCTGAACCGCAGGCCCTCAGGCCTGTGCCCGGCTTCCAAACCGGACTCGGCCCAGTGGCCTCCATCTGCCCCAGACCCCAAGGCACGGGTTCCGAGCTCCACGTCCCCATCGAAAGCCCCAGCTCGCCCGCTGCTTCCCAACCACCAACTCTGCCAGCCTCGGATGCTGAGACTCCATGGGGTTCAGGACGCAAGGACAAATGGCGATGCTGAATCACAGAGAGGGGCAGAGTCTGGGGGCGCCCCCCGTCCCCATTCGCGGCTTCCTCCTTCTCTCGCCGCCATGCGCGCCGCACCAGCCCAAGCCGCCCGCCCACCCCTAAGCCCCGCACCCAGACGTCTCGCAACCCCCTCCCTTCCCCGCTGCCGGCTCAGGTCGGGTCCAGCGCCTGGTATCCCCGGCGGCCTCTGGGCCTCCCGTATCGGCCCGGCCCTTCGTCGCTGCTGCTCCGACGAGAGTACGAGGAGACGCCGTGATCGACCCCACCCCGGGCCCCTGCACCCGCCGCCCGCGCCCCCGCCCCCAACACCAGGCGCGGCTCACCTGCATGATGGTCTTGCGGATCTTCCAGAGCCGGTACGTCTCCTCCTCGTCGTCCatggccgccgccgccgccgccgccgccgccgccgccgccgccgccgccgccgccgccgccgccgccgcccgcacCCCTTCTGCGAGCGAGAACCCGCGCGGACTGCGCCTGCGCCGAATCCCAATCAGGCCCCCTCCGCCTGACCCCGCCCCGCGCTGCGCTGTCGTCGGCGAATGCCTGAATGCAGCAACGTCTCGGATCGGCAGCGCCAAGGGCAGCCCGAGCCTTACGAGAGCGGCAGTTGGCTGAGCGAGACTCTTGCCTCCGTAGTTCTCGTGTGTCTTTGGCCGCACGGCCTCTCGGGAGTTGTAGTTTGCGTTCAACTCCCACCTTGGAGCAACAGTTTAGAATCCCACGAGGCGGGGGCGAAGTGTGggcggggaaactgaggcctcgaTGGGGTCAAGGGGCAGCTCGGCTCCTAGGGATGGTCTGGGAGCCTAGTGGgaactctataaatatttgtgcatcAAACTGTACAGGGTTTCCTCCGTTGGCTCCAGGCCAGGTCAGGGTTAATtcccttgggcctcagtttccctacctgTGCAATGGCAATAAAGTGTCCCTACTTTAGACGGTTGAGAGTCTTAGGCATCTCTCTAGGTGCTTATTAAGTCCCCTCACCtctgtcctctcccctgagtGCCACCAGCCTAGCCTGGGTATCTCCCCAGCCTAGCCTGGGTATCTCCCCACCCCAGACTCTTCCTGTCTTTGCAAACCTCCTCACTTCCCCAGGTTCACGGAGAACCCCAGCCCAGCACTTGCTGTGTGCAGGCTATCAGTAACTTATTCAGTGATGCATTCGTTAATTCAACATTTACTCAGCAACCTACAGTGATGGTGAATAAAACAGGCCAAGTATCCCTTGCATTCAGATAGAGACAGGatttagtaaaatataataaataacgtggccgggcgcggtggctcatgcctataatcccagcactttgggaggctgaggcgggcagagcatgagatcaggagttcaagaccatcctggctaacacggtgaaaccccgtctctactaaaaatacaaaaaattagctgggccaggtggcaggtgcctgtagtctcagctacttaggaggctaaggcaggagaatctcgtgAACCTGtaaggtggaggtttcagtgagccaagatcgtgccactgcactccagcctgggcaacagagcaagactctgtctcaaaaataaaatgaaataaaataaaataaataccaacGTTAGAAAGTGACAAAGCTACGCAAGAAGAAAGagcagagaggctaagtgacttggggagaaggggagaactGCAGTATCACATGGGGAAGTCAGGGAATACAGTGAGGACAGATTCAAGCAAAAATCCCATTAGCTGTGGTGGCTcatcactgtaatcccagcactttgggtggccgaggcgggcagatcatgagatcaggagttccagaccagcttggccaacacggtgaaaccctgtctctactaaaaatacaaaaattagccaggtttggtggtgggtgcctgtactcccagttactcgggaggctgagacaggagaatcacttgaacccaggaggcggaggctgcagtgagccgagatcgcaccactgcactccagcctgggtgacagagcaagactccatcgagaaaaaaaaaaaaaaaaaaaaaatcccattgggCGCgatggctctcacctgtaatcccagcactttgggaagctgaaagaGGAGGATCCCTTTGTtgtagttttgtaatttttagttgtAAGTCACGGACTTTTTTACACTGATATTTGAGATTCTTTTTGGGGGGCTGTCAggggctacttttttttttcctgagacggagtctggctctgtcccccaggctggagtgcagtggcgccatctgggttcactgcaagctccgcctcccgggttcacgccattcttctgcctcagcctcccgagtagctgggattacaggcac contains:
- the POLR2E gene encoding DNA-directed RNA polymerases I, II, and III subunit RPABC1; translated protein: MDDEEETYRLWKIRKTIMQLCHDRGYLVTQDELDQTLEEFKAQFGDKPSEGRPRRTDLTVLVAHNDDPTDQMFVFFPEEPKVGIKTIKVYCQRMQEENITRALIVVQQGMTPSAKQSLIDMAPKYILEQFLQQELLINITEHELVPEHVVMTKEEVTELLARYKLRENQLPRIQAGDPVARYFGIKRGQVVKIIRPSETAGRYITYRLVQ